The genome window GAAAAGGCGCTAAAAAAGCAAAAGGCCATTTCGGCTTTGATGTCAATCGCAAGATTCCTATAAAAATTCATCTGACAAATGGAAATGGCGCTGAACGCCCCTTTGTCAGGTCTATCCTTACAAAAGGCCAAACAGGAATCATGGATCGGGGGTATCAATCACATAAGGATTTTGATCTTCTTCAGGATGAAAAAAAACATTTTGTTTGCCGCATCAAAGCGAAAACAACAAGAACTATTATCAAAGAGCAGCCTGTTGATCCCGACAGCTATATTTTTTATGATGCTGTGGTTCTTCTTGGCACTCCTGGGGTAAACCAGACCAGAAAGCCGGTTCGACTGGTTGGTTATAAAATTGCCGGTGTCAAATATTTTGTGGCAACTGATCGTTATGATCTTACAGCCGAGCAGGTTGCAACCGTTTATAAGCTTAGATGGGATATCGAAACTTTTTTCAAATGGTGGAAGAAACATTTAAAAGTGTACCACTTGATTGCTCACAGTAGATATGGCCTGATGGTTCAAATCCTTGCGGGGTTAATAACCTACCTGCTTATGGCCATATACTGCCATGAACAGTTTAATGAACCTGTATCAATAAAGAGGATTCGTCAGCTTAGAAATACCATCCAGAACGAATTACGTACTGACGAAAAAAACGTATGGTCTAATAATCTGATTATCAAAGAGCAAATGCTATATGCAAAAACTTAACCGGA of Desulfosarcina sp. BuS5 contains these proteins:
- a CDS encoding IS4 family transposase; this translates as MDIFNIPKKNFNPQSHARFLKPLQKIFPDTPQLKSRGHRPLKMTFEDQLHALIFFHLQEHESARDLIQHLKEDDFAKECVAPDGGISRSSFSEIINSRGLEQLEYVFQALCSQAQNALPSNYSDLGELVSIDGSLIDAVLSMYWADYRKGAKKAKGHFGFDVNRKIPIKIHLTNGNGAERPFVRSILTKGQTGIMDRGYQSHKDFDLLQDEKKHFVCRIKAKTTRTIIKEQPVDPDSYIFYDAVVLLGTPGVNQTRKPVRLVGYKIAGVKYFVATDRYDLTAEQVATVYKLRWDIETFFKWWKKHLKVYHLIAHSRYGLMVQILAGLITYLLMAIYCHEQFNEPVSIKRIRQLRNTIQNELRTDEKNVWSNNLIIKEQMLYAKT